One region of Candidatus Methylomirabilota bacterium genomic DNA includes:
- a CDS encoding DUF4214 domain-containing protein, with the protein MMKRKAAFIAVVALLLAYDKSTKSEAQPSDWLFSGGGLSAPNTQIWPESKGHPKIASRLTQAGGTAPLSTQPGLTPVPLTERLSGFARFDQQGRVEVYITLDHVNESALNALRDSGVEIEIYDVSQRLVQGWIAPSQVQAVADLPSVTFVDLPNYGMTYAGSVMTQGDAVIRADQVRAQGITGNGVKVGVISDGVNSLTSSIASGDLPAAGITMPAAPLTGGGISLDSPLPGGATFTVTPVGRSDLTSGAEGTALLEIIHDIAPDAQLFFAPFGGTTLADQRAIRWLKSQGVKVIADDISFFNVGPYDGTSVVSQEASNAVAGGVSYFHSVGNYAQRHYRGLFTDTDGDTFHEFDVSLGLPRVDNAGETLNVTIQPGAIAAIILQWNDPFGGSTNNYDLCVHYPPDVPASPLGCSTNPQTGTQNPTEAGFVTNNGSTPVTIGVSIHRVGGAAPRVFDLFILGGVMNEFVVPAGSVPNGGDAGGGVISVGAVNWQTPNAIEFFSSHGPTSDGRVKPELVAPDGVTTSVAGFTSFFGTSAAAPHAAGAAALVLGANPTFTPAQLSARLTQTAVPLGPPVPNNTFGFGRIDALTAVQFKDAISAFVTGLYVQVLGRTPDQAGLAAWAGFLRANCNPDGFRTIAQAFFDSEEFRTVRPLTLTGLVTVLYRTFLERDPDSSGLVFWADQFRQERLSLALEGFILSAEFQSLLPDRTDRAAVTAVVTRFYTEILGRAPEPAGLAFWVDHIVATGDLEGAAVAFSASPEFEARALTFRDYVTVLYRTFLGRNPDPGGLDFWEGFLRTHLLEIINAGFIPSTEFQGLIPTVCGS; encoded by the coding sequence ATGATGAAGCGAAAAGCGGCCTTCATTGCTGTGGTAGCGTTACTGCTGGCGTACGACAAGAGTACGAAGAGTGAAGCCCAGCCATCTGACTGGCTTTTTTCTGGGGGCGGCCTGTCAGCTCCGAACACTCAGATATGGCCTGAGTCCAAAGGCCACCCGAAGATCGCCTCGAGGCTGACGCAGGCGGGGGGCACCGCACCGCTGTCAACACAGCCTGGTCTCACACCCGTCCCCTTGACTGAAAGACTGTCGGGCTTCGCTCGATTCGATCAGCAGGGGAGAGTTGAGGTTTACATCACCCTGGATCACGTGAATGAAAGCGCGCTCAACGCCCTTCGGGATTCTGGGGTGGAGATTGAAATCTATGATGTCTCGCAGCGACTGGTCCAGGGCTGGATTGCGCCGTCTCAAGTGCAGGCCGTCGCGGATCTCCCCAGTGTAACCTTTGTCGATCTTCCGAATTACGGCATGACCTATGCCGGCTCTGTGATGACGCAAGGCGACGCGGTCATCCGGGCCGATCAGGTGCGGGCACAGGGCATCACGGGCAACGGCGTCAAGGTGGGTGTGATCTCCGATGGGGTCAACAGCCTCACCTCCAGCATAGCCTCTGGCGATCTGCCTGCCGCAGGGATTACCATGCCAGCCGCTCCGCTCACTGGGGGCGGCATCTCGCTCGACAGCCCGCTGCCCGGAGGCGCGACGTTTACGGTGACCCCTGTAGGTCGATCAGATCTGACGTCGGGCGCTGAGGGCACGGCGCTGCTTGAGATCATTCATGATATCGCCCCCGATGCCCAATTATTCTTCGCGCCGTTCGGCGGTACGACGCTCGCCGACCAGAGGGCAATCCGGTGGCTGAAATCTCAAGGCGTCAAGGTGATCGCCGACGATATCAGTTTCTTCAATGTTGGGCCTTACGATGGGACGAGTGTGGTTTCCCAGGAGGCGTCCAATGCTGTTGCCGGCGGGGTCTCTTACTTCCATTCGGTCGGCAACTATGCCCAACGCCACTATCGGGGCCTCTTCACCGATACCGATGGGGATACCTTCCATGAGTTCGATGTAAGCCTTGGGCTTCCCCGAGTCGATAATGCGGGTGAGACGCTGAATGTGACCATCCAGCCAGGAGCGATAGCTGCAATCATCTTGCAATGGAATGATCCCTTTGGCGGCTCTACAAATAACTACGATCTGTGCGTCCACTATCCACCCGATGTTCCTGCTTCGCCACTGGGTTGCTCTACAAACCCTCAGACCGGGACTCAAAACCCTACAGAGGCTGGTTTCGTCACAAACAATGGATCCACGCCTGTTACTATCGGGGTGAGCATTCATCGGGTAGGCGGGGCTGCCCCACGAGTGTTTGATCTGTTCATTCTCGGCGGTGTGATGAACGAGTTTGTAGTCCCCGCGGGGAGCGTTCCGAATGGAGGCGACGCTGGGGGCGGCGTCATCTCCGTTGGGGCGGTCAACTGGCAAACACCGAATGCGATCGAATTCTTTAGTTCCCACGGACCTACGAGCGACGGCAGGGTAAAGCCCGAACTTGTCGCTCCGGACGGTGTTACGACCAGTGTTGCCGGATTTACTTCCTTCTTTGGAACCTCTGCCGCCGCTCCCCATGCGGCTGGCGCTGCGGCTCTCGTGCTGGGCGCGAATCCAACATTCACGCCAGCCCAATTGTCAGCCAGACTGACTCAGACGGCTGTGCCCTTGGGTCCCCCGGTCCCCAACAATACCTTCGGCTTCGGACGCATCGACGCCCTCACCGCGGTCCAATTCAAAGATGCTATTTCTGCGTTCGTTACGGGCCTCTATGTACAAGTTCTAGGACGAACGCCCGACCAAGCAGGGCTAGCAGCGTGGGCGGGCTTTCTCAGGGCCAACTGCAACCCTGACGGGTTCCGCACCATCGCCCAGGCCTTCTTCGACTCCGAGGAGTTTCGGACCGTACGGCCGCTGACCCTGACGGGGCTGGTGACGGTGCTGTACCGGACCTTCCTAGAGCGGGATCCCGACTCCAGCGGCCTGGTGTTCTGGGCCGACCAGTTTCGTCAGGAACGTCTCTCCCTGGCCCTGGAGGGGTTCATTCTCTCGGCGGAGTTCCAGAGTCTCTTGCCTGATCGTACGGACCGTGCAGCGGTCACAGCCGTGGTCACCCGGTTCTACACGGAGATCCTCGGGCGAGCCCCCGAACCCGCCGGATTAGCCTTTTGGGTTGATCACATCGTGGCGACAGGGGATCTGGAGGGAGCAGCGGTAGCGTTCTCGGCCTCGCCAGAGTTTGAGGCCCGAGCCTTGACCTTCCGGGACTACGTGACCGTTCTATATCGAACCTTTCTGGGGCGAAACCCCGACCCGGGTGGTCTCGACTTTTGGGAGGGGTTCCTGCGAACTCATCTGCTTGAGATCATCAACGCGGGCTTCATCCCCTCGACGGAGTTTCAGGGCCTGATCCCCACAGTATGTGGGAGCTGA